The sequence cttgcccgagctcaactagagttggatcgaaccccaactcgaacgaactcagatcgaacttgTTCGGTGAAtctgttattttgatattgatgttgctcagcaagtgtttgatgacatgacttaatgaagtgtcggctggtggcaaggaaggtatggatatgaaacaaatacccttgtatcttgatttatatgttgcctactgagtgtttgatgaaatacctgtaaatcgaTGCTGTTGCTTTACATTCCGTGAGAAGTTGAAGGTGCACACCATGTGTTTAAAAAAATGTCGtagaggctcgatcttggctcaaactcagctcgaactggcttgagctgctgaccgaaccaagccgagttggccagtcaggcttgaggaccgagcaaagccaagttcaagctaggCTCAACTAGTAGCCATGTCAAGATGGTTgtaaacaagtgggccccacatttagatGACCCCatattgatgtgggcccacctaatggatggtccacatcaaaggtcggcccattatgataaataacccacatccaaagtgggtTGGCATGATAGACAACTCACTTCAATGGTGGAActtacataatggacggtccacatcaaaggtgggatctaCATGATGTGCAGTGGACATTCAAgctagccccacatgatggacaaaggtcggcccctaatgatgaatggccaatATCCAAGGCGAGCTCTGCATGattggcaacccacattgaaggtggggcccacatgatagatagtccacatcaaaggtgggctccacatgatggctaattaataatggtgggtctcacatgatggatgatccacataaaagCTCGGCCCTAATAGTGAGTGGCCCGTATCCAAGGCAgaccccgcatgatggacaacccacatcagaggtggggctcacatgattgatggtccacatcaaaggtgggcttcacatgatgggcagtggatattgaaggtgggccccacatgatggatgacaaacatcaaaggtgggccctatgatgaacggtccagatcaaggcccatttggataccacgaAATAAGCTACCTTTTCTATTTACAACAATAGATAAGTAcatttggtttatgatcaattatatgtAACATTTTTACTTCgtgttacttaatcacttcatctttataagtagaaaccaagttaAGCTACTTGAggattaagtagcttatcttaagtaacttacaatccaaatgcccTTAACGGTgatcccctaatgatgaatgggccacatcaaaagtggggcccacacaaggaACGGTCTACGTCAAAggttggctccacatgatggacggtggatgtgagggggacctAATAGACTTGAGTGATAACTACTTATGATGTTCGAAGCCAAACATGATTTTCTAAATTTTGGCCAATAAGTATGCCGTTTACGAAGCGTACTTATCTactgaataagtagaaactaaaataagttacttatctaaagTTACTTACCATCCGAATGCCTCCTAGATATGCTACATTGTGGCATATATGGTGCTTGGAGCTAAATCATAGCAATGATTAGTGCATGTGGAATACTTGAAGATGGATGATAAACATGTGACAAATGTGGCATATGCAAGCATTGAAGCTGAAATATAGCACATGTAGCACTTGTGAGGTGCTTGAGGTTATATGGTGGCACAAGACATGCATTCGCACATTTGACACATGTGGGCCCTTTGAGCACCTGTGCACATTGACACATGTAGGATGCTTTGCGCATGTGGGTTACAAGAAAAGATAGAATGGTAGAACATGTGGCGCAGTGGCAGGTGTGGGGCACAATGAAGATTGGTGGTGCCACATTTGAGTTTAACTCCATTTTCCTTCCATAGTGGGAAAATGGCCTCCCTTCAAATGAGTGGACGTGTGAGAATGCATTAAAAATAGTTTTCAATAAGGATAGAAAATGGCAAAAGATGTTTCAcataaattgcaaaaaaaaaaaaaaaaaaacaaagacctAACAAACAACTAAAAGTTAGTTTCACAGGATTGTTTTCTCTCCTTTCattaatccaaacaagcccttgtgATATTAGTAATAAAAAAcgtatgtagaacaagattttgtGAAGGTCATCCTGAGAAAATCACCAGCAGTTTCCATAAAAAATTGCACATACCGGGCAATTGGAACCATCTGCATAGTGGCCCACCAGACCAACAATCCTAATCAACGAACATGAGCCACACTTAAGCTGGCGACAGCCAATTATGTCAACTCACGTGTTGGGCTCTCATTGGCTTATTATATAGTGAAGACTTTAAGATGGATGGAACATGTACATGCAATAATAGAAGAGGATATGATAGATGGAATGGAACAAATATAGGCAATGATAGAAGAGGACAATCTTGTATGTGATCTTGATCAGATCCATCTCTTTCCCTCACTTTGAAcatctctaattttttttttcttgtgatttCCCTGTTAGGAACAAGGAATGGCAGAAGCAGTTGTATCCGGCATTCTTCAACTAGTTATTGAAAAACTAGCATCGCCAATCCTAGAAAAGTGTAAACTGTTCTGGGGTTTTCACAAGGAGATGGAAAATCTATGAAGCAGGTTATCAACCATACAAGCAGTGCTTGAAGATGCGGAGGAGCAGCCGGTAAAGAGCAAGGCGTTACAGAATTGGCTGGAAAAGCTTAAAGATGTGGTTTATGATGCAGATGACACATTGGATGAGTTCACAATAATTGAAGCGGACGCAGAAGCAAAAGTGGAAGCTAAACGCAGAAAATTGCAGATCGGCACCTTCTTTTCAGCATCGAACCTGGTGTCCCGTTCAAATATGGCAGATAAGATAAAGGAGATAGGGCAGAGATTAGATAAGATTGCTGAAGAGAGGTCTCAATTCCATTTGATAGGGGGAGAACGGGTGTCGGATATTAAAGGCCGAGAACCAACTGATTCATTTGTAATCGAATCAGATGTTTATGGAAGGGAAGAAGATAAAAGAAGGGTAATGGAATTACTGATTAGCAATGATAACGGAGAGGATGTTACAGTCATCCCCATAGTCGGTATGGGGGGCCTTGGGAAGACCACACTCGCTCAATTAGCTTACAATGACAAGAGGGTAGCAACGCATTTTGTATTAAGAATGTGGGTTTGTGTGTCGGACGATTTCAGTGTGAGTAGGGTAACAAAAGATATCATCAAGTCATTAGCAAGAAATGGCGGGGACAAATGTAATCTTCAAAACATGGATCAACTGCAGCATGACCTCCGAGAAAAGCTGAGTGGGAAGAAGTTCTTACTTGTGTTGGATGATGTATGGGATGAAAATCCCGAGAAATGGTATCGGTTGAAACAATATCTCAGAGGAGGTGCAAGGGATAGTAAAATCATAGTAACTACCCGTAATGAAAAAGTTGCTTTAATCATGGGCACTCTCCCTTCGCACCATTTGACAAGATTATCAGACGATGATTGTTGGTCTCTGTTCAAGCAGCGGGCGTTTGGGCATGGAAGACAAGAACATCCAAACCTTATAATGCTTGGAAAAGAAATTGTGAAGAAGTGTGGGGGCATCCCTTTGGCAGCGAAGGCGCTCGGAAGCCTGATGCACTCCAAAACAGAGGAAAGAGAGTGGTTGTTTGTTAAAGAAAGTGACATTTGGAATCTAGCCGAAGAAGATAATCACATTTTACCTGCTTTGAGGTTGAGTTATTATTATCTTCCACCACATTTGAAGCAATGCTTTGCATACTGCTCAATATTTCCAAAAGATTATCAAATCAAGAAGGAGAAGCTAATCCGACTATGGATGGCAGAAGGTTTTATTAAATCATCAGGCAGAAGTCAACAAATAGAAGACGTCGGTGGAGAGTATTTCAATAATCTATTATGTCGGTCCTTCTTTCAAGATGTTCACAAAAATGAAGATGGGAATATCGTATGGTGCAAGATGCATGACCTCGTGCATGATCTTGCATGCTCTGTTGCTGGTAATGAATGCTCGATTGTGCAGGAAAAGAATGCGGTACTGAGTATCCCTAACAGATCTCGTCGTTTGTTGTTGGATTGCGGGGATAACAAATGTGTCCTAACAGACCCAGAGCCCTCAATGACAGCAAACCATTTGCGAACGCTGCTTGTGCTTGGAAGTCGGTATTTCAGCATTCCTCATAATGTTTTGGTACATTTTATGTTCCTACGTGTGCTAGATTTAAACCGTGTGAAGGTCACCACGGAGATGTTGGTTTCAATCAGCAGGTTGAAGCACTTAAGATACCTCGGGTTCTCTTTTAGCAAACCCCTTCCTGAATCCATCTGCACCCTTCACCATTTGCAAACCTTGAGACTCTCAAGTTCGTATTTTCTTGCAGAGTTACCCAAGGACATGAGCAAAATGACTAGCCTAAGACATCTTGAAATGGACAACTATCATGGATGGACCCATACGCCAGCTAATATGGGAGAATTAAAGTTCCTTCAGACCTTGCCAATATTCATAGTTGGTAAGGATAGTGGATGTGGTATAAGAGAGTTGCAAGGTCTAAACCTTGGAGGAGAATTGACTATTCAAAACCTCGAGAATGTGATGTGTGCAGCAGATGCCCAGGAAGCAAACTTGAAGGATAAGCCGAACCTTTGTGAGTTACGCTTTTCATGGGGTCAGGATATTGATCTTCAGTTGGAAGGAAATGTCGAGCAAACCCTTGAAGGTCTCCGACCACATCAAAATCTCAAAAGGTTGACTGTGGAAGAGTACATGGGTGTCAGATTTCCGCGTTGGATGTGTTCTTCATCACTTCCAAATCTGATTGAAGTTTCAGTGATTAATTGCAGAAGATGCAAACAACTCCCCCCGCTCGGCCACTTACCATTCCTGAAGGTTCTTGTGATACAAGGAATGGATGCCGTGAAATCTATTGGCAACCATTTCTATGGCGGCAATGATGTCACAGAGTCATTCCCATCACTGAAACAACTCACCATCCAAGATATGCCTAATTTAGAGGAGTGGTCAGGATCCAATGGAAGAGTACTCCCCTGCCTTAACCAATTAACTGTCTGGGAATGTCCAAAGTTAACAACACgtccatg is a genomic window of Magnolia sinica isolate HGM2019 chromosome 15, MsV1, whole genome shotgun sequence containing:
- the LOC131228118 gene encoding putative disease resistance protein RGA4; the protein is MIEEDNLEQGMAEAVVSGILQLVIEKLASPILEKCKLLSTIQAVLEDAEEQPVKSKALQNWLEKLKDVVYDADDTLDEFTIIEADAEAKVEAKRRKLQIGTFFSASNLVSRSNMADKIKEIGQRLDKIAEERSQFHLIGGERVSDIKGREPTDSFVIESDVYGREEDKRRVMELLISNDNGEDVTVIPIVGMGGLGKTTLAQLAYNDKRVATHFVLRMWVCVSDDFSVSRVTKDIIKSLARNGGDKCNLQNMDQLQHDLREKLSGKKFLLVLDDVWDENPEKWYRLKQYLRGGARDSKIIVTTRNEKVALIMGTLPSHHLTRLSDDDCWSLFKQRAFGHGRQEHPNLIMLGKEIVKKCGGIPLAAKALGSLMHSKTEEREWLFVKESDIWNLAEEDNHILPALRLSYYYLPPHLKQCFAYCSIFPKDYQIKKEKLIRLWMAEGFIKSSGRSQQIEDVGGEYFNNLLCRSFFQDVHKNEDGNIVWCKMHDLVHDLACSVAGNECSIVQEKNAVLSIPNRSRRLLLDCGDNKCVLTDPEPSMTANHLRTLLVLGSRYFSIPHNVLVHFMFLRVLDLNRVKVTTEMLVSISRLKHLRYLGFSFSKPLPESICTLHHLQTLRLSSSYFLAELPKDMSKMTSLRHLEMDNYHGWTHTPANMGELKFLQTLPIFIVGKDSGCGIRELQGLNLGGELTIQNLENVMCAADAQEANLKDKPNLCELRFSWGQDIDLQLEGNVEQTLEGLRPHQNLKRLTVEEYMGVRFPRWMCSSSLPNLIEVSVINCRRCKQLPPLGHLPFLKVLVIQGMDAVKSIGNHFYGGNDVTESFPSLKQLTIQDMPNLEEWSGSNGRVLPCLNQLTVWECPKLTTRPCLPSLKELLLRNGNEMLLGSVANLSSLSSLKVEGFKELRSLPEIWECPKLESLSIHRCDKLAMLREELQNLTSLKNLYIYGCNGLKCLRLQGLSSLQSLFIQGCQSLTSLIGGLQHLTALQSLTIMYCQELEYLPEDMQHLTSLQRLTIWNCQKLTCLPEGLRHVTTLEDLSISYCPSLTALPEWIGNLSSLRSLGIYNCSQSECLPEELQGLSSLQKLYIHGWESTTSLIGGLQHLTALQSLEIKYCRELEYLPEGMQHLTSLRKLTIWSCQKLTCLPEGLQHVTTLEELEISTCPSLTALPEWIGNLSSLRYLGIFGCPQLECLPSGLQLLTNLQRLRIRNCPQLEKRCEKEKGEDWHYISHIRHIE